The Vicinamibacteria bacterium genome window below encodes:
- a CDS encoding ABC transporter permease: MSTASLLRFALTSVSGHRLRSALSTLGIAIGIGSVILLTSIGEGTRRYILEQFTQFGTNLIAINPG, encoded by the coding sequence ATGAGTACGGCGAGTCTTCTCCGGTTCGCGCTGACGTCGGTTTCCGGCCATCGCCTCCGGTCGGCGCTGTCCACCCTGGGCATCGCCATCGGGATCGGCTCCGTCATTCTCCTGACGTCCATCGGCGAGGGGACCCGCCGCTACATCCTCGAGCAGTTCACCCAGTTCGGGACCAATCTCATCGCGATTAACCCCGGCAA
- a CDS encoding ABC transporter permease, producing MMPLELLRFAWRALWGHRLRSGLSLLGMAVGVGAVVLLTALGEGAREYVSGQFMSLGTNILIVVPGKTETTGVMPGMGGAPNDLTLDDFEALLKRLRQVERGAPIAMATGTVTHRERRRQVAVVGTTPEFLEIRKLSLGRGQFLPDGDLKRGGAVAVIGERVARELFPGESPLGKVIRIDDWRMRVVGVLATRGTQLGLDVDDVVVIPVATAMRIFNRASLFRILLESRAHTGLAATAERVTAILAERHGEEDVTVITQDSVVSTLSDILGTLTLVLVAIASISLSVAGIGIMNVMLVSVSERRSEVGLMKAVGVSRSQIVAAFMTEAALLSIFGAFLGVGTGWLAVGVVVGLYPALPAHPPAWAVAAAMGVALLVGIAFGVLPARRASKLDPILALARR from the coding sequence ATGATGCCGCTCGAGCTGCTCCGTTTTGCCTGGCGCGCCCTATGGGGACATCGACTTCGATCCGGGCTGAGCCTTCTGGGCATGGCGGTCGGGGTGGGAGCCGTCGTCCTGCTCACCGCGCTCGGCGAAGGCGCGCGGGAGTACGTTTCCGGTCAGTTCATGAGCCTCGGCACGAACATCCTCATCGTCGTACCCGGCAAGACGGAGACCACGGGGGTCATGCCGGGCATGGGCGGGGCTCCGAACGACTTGACGCTCGACGACTTCGAAGCTCTCTTGAAGCGACTCCGGCAAGTCGAGCGGGGTGCGCCGATCGCCATGGCCACGGGAACGGTCACGCACCGAGAGCGCCGCCGCCAGGTCGCGGTGGTGGGAACGACGCCCGAGTTCCTCGAGATTCGAAAGCTTTCGCTCGGCCGCGGGCAATTCCTGCCGGATGGCGACCTGAAACGAGGGGGCGCCGTGGCGGTCATCGGAGAGAGGGTCGCACGAGAGCTCTTCCCCGGCGAGAGCCCTCTCGGAAAGGTCATTCGCATCGACGACTGGAGGATGAGGGTCGTAGGCGTTCTCGCCACACGCGGAACCCAGCTCGGGCTCGACGTGGACGACGTCGTCGTGATCCCGGTGGCGACGGCGATGCGGATCTTCAACCGGGCGTCCCTCTTCCGGATCCTTCTCGAGAGCCGAGCTCACACCGGCCTCGCCGCCACCGCCGAGCGGGTGACGGCGATCCTGGCCGAGCGTCACGGTGAAGAAGACGTGACCGTAATCACGCAGGACTCCGTGGTCTCCACGTTGAGCGACATTCTTGGCACACTGACCCTCGTCCTCGTCGCCATCGCCTCCATCTCGTTGAGCGTAGCCGGCATCGGGATCATGAACGTGATGCTGGTCTCGGTCTCGGAGCGGAGGAGCGAGGTTGGCCTGATGAAGGCCGTCGGCGTATCGCGATCTCAGATCGTCGCCGCCTTCATGACCGAGGCCGCGCTTCTCTCCATCTTTGGGGCGTTTCTCGGAGTGGGGACGGGTTGGCTCGCCGTCGGCGTCGTCGTGGGCCTCTACCCCGCTCTTCCCGCCCATCCACCGGCGTGGGCGGTCGCGGCAGCCATGGGGGTGGCGCTTCTCGTGGGGATCGCTTTCGGCGTCTTGCCCGCGCGCCGCGCGTCGAAGCTCGACCCGATCCTCGCTCTGGCGCGTCGATGA
- a CDS encoding ABC transporter ATP-binding protein, with protein sequence MIELEKLCRSFAVGDEEVHALVDVDETIGDGEHVAIMGPSGSGKSTLLNILGCLDTPSSGSYKLDGREVGTLDENELTQIRRHRIGFVFQFFHLVPRLSALENVELPMVFAGIAPAERRERASRTLGEVGLSERASHRPDQLSGGERQRVALARATVMEPRLLLADEPTGNLDSASGFQVLDLLDRMNDQGLTLIVVTHDTNVARRADRALILNDGRIARRMDREELQSLSVLGSPSPVPS encoded by the coding sequence TTGATCGAGCTCGAAAAGCTCTGCCGCAGCTTCGCCGTCGGTGACGAAGAGGTGCATGCCCTCGTGGACGTGGACGAGACCATCGGGGACGGAGAGCACGTCGCGATCATGGGACCTTCGGGCTCGGGCAAATCCACGCTCCTCAACATACTCGGATGTCTCGATACGCCGAGCTCGGGCTCGTACAAGCTCGATGGGCGGGAGGTCGGAACACTCGACGAGAACGAGCTGACCCAGATTCGGCGGCATCGGATCGGCTTCGTATTCCAGTTCTTTCATCTCGTGCCGCGGCTGTCGGCGCTCGAGAACGTGGAGCTTCCGATGGTGTTCGCCGGCATCGCCCCCGCCGAACGGCGCGAGCGTGCCTCGAGGACCCTCGGGGAAGTGGGACTCAGCGAGCGCGCGTCTCATCGGCCCGACCAGCTCTCGGGTGGCGAGCGTCAACGGGTGGCCCTCGCCCGGGCGACGGTGATGGAGCCGAGGCTCCTTCTCGCGGACGAGCCGACGGGTAATCTGGACTCCGCCTCCGGCTTCCAGGTGCTCGATCTCCTCGATCGGATGAACGACCAGGGCCTGACATTGATTGTCGTGACGCACGACACGAACGTGGCTCGCCGAGCCGACCGTGCGTTGATTCTGAACGATGGTCGGATCGCGCGCCGCATGGACCGCGAGGAGCTCCAGTCGCTCAGCGTCCTCGGGTCGCCGTCGCCGGTTCCCTCATGA